In Fusarium oxysporum f. sp. lycopersici 4287 chromosome 9, whole genome shotgun sequence, the genomic stretch AACGGTATCACGGGCGAGGATGTGGACTTCGACCTACACGATGTCGAGGATACAGCAAACAGTCCTGAACATGTGGATTATGAAGTGACCGAGGCTCCTGAGCTTGGGACTCAGGGACCGATACAAACAGCTCAGCCACCCGACGAAGACGTGCCAGAAAACGAAGAGAAAGTAGAAATTTTGGATGAAATAATCGTTCATGGCGATGCGGTGTCTGACGATCACGAATCTACACACGAGATTGATTACGAATTTGAGGATAATGCAGAATCAGAAGACTCACATCAAGATGAGAAAACAGCTGCCGCAAGCCGTGCAACAAGATCTGAGCCAAATGGAATAGCCGGTgctgctgaagagcaagatgACCACGAACCTGAGAATGATGCTACTGCAACGGGACAAGAGTTATCCGATCACACCGGAGACGAGAATAACATATCAAGCCACAATGACCAAAATGAGCCTCGCGATccaaaggaagaagaagcagagccGGATGAGGTTGCGACTGGTGAAGCAGAAGCCGAGGATGTGAAGGCAGATGAGTATAATGTTGAGAATACCCACGCATCCGGTGACAACGACGAAATACacgatggagaagatgcgaATAGTCATGAAGAAACCACTACCTTGGCATCAGGGCAAAATGATGAAACAACCGAAGCTGTcgaggaagctgaagatcaCGATTATGACGCGGGCGAACATGTCGCAGATGCATATGACGAACACGCAACCACTGATACGGATCATGTGGATCACTCAGCTACTGGAGAAGATTCGAATGGGAAGACAGATGAGGGCTTTCCTGCTATAACGGTACAGTATAAAGGAGACGAATTTCCTATGTtctccaccaccacccaTGGTTTCTTTGCCAATACTTCGGTTCTCGATGAGCCACTTGAGAAGTTGATTGCTGGTCTTCGGAGTGAGCTTGAAAATGAGATTGCCGAGGATGATGACTTGGTACTCcaggttgatgagcttggcctCGAACTTGTTGAGGTAAGGAAAGGCTCTGGCTTTTATCCAGAATGCGCTAACATTTTGAAACAGACAACCCAAGGCGAGACCATGTCGAACGTTACACTCCGTCAAATTCTTGAAATTTTCGACCTTCTTGTCAAGAACCAGGACCCAGATGGCTCACGCCCACTGTATGCCTATCTTTTTACTAAACCTAACGCAGAAAAGCGCTTCGAGTATCTCGTCGAGAGTGCCACGGCGGGGAAGGGGCTTGATGAAGTTATCCATCTCTTCGAGACTCCCATGACTGCTGGAACTAGCATGCTGGAAACAGCTGCAACTATCGATGGTGTTCACGAGGAACTGGACGAGTTCGACAGCCCAATTGATGATGAACATCACAGCGAGATAGATGAAGCAGAAAATGAGGATGAATATCTGGAAGGCGAACATGCGAACCCCGATGCCACTGGTTCTGAGGGGCAAGAGTTTAAAGACCAGGAAGTCGATGACCATGAAGTCAACAGCCAGCAGGCCAATAACCAGGATGGCCATTatgaagatgatcaagacaaTATCAACGTTGCAACCGACACTCAGATCGAGATATCAGTCAATGCTTCTGCCGTTGATTTGGAGGATCCAGAGACCGCTGTTGACAGCCtcactgctgctgatgaggatggtctTGAGCAAAATGGTAAAGCAACCTCATTATTTTCCACTTTCCTTTGTTGCTATTACCCCGACTTCTGCCTCTGTGCCCCCTGTGTGTCGGAGTATGTCGAAACCCACAACAAAGATGAAGCAGAATTCCGGAAAACTGTCAAGTGCAATTACGGAACTATGCAAATTCTTTCACCCAAAGTACAATATCTCCGTCCCCATCAATCCAAACATCACCGCTCCCTGTCTGATTTCAGCACAACGTATTCTTTCAATAATACTGACGAATTTACTCCAGCACGAGCTGACAGCGAGATTGACCCATTTGCCAATTTCGAGTTAGACGAGGAAGCCGAGTTCAACGGAGATGTCGCTCTCGGAGAGAATACAGAGACCCAAGATGAGGTCAATGTTGATGCCGAGCCAGAACCACTCCATGCACAAACTAATGACACGAGCACTACAACCACTCttcaagaggaggaggaagcgTCCTCTTTCAACGTTGACCTTGGAGTGGCCTCTGCAACAGTAGAGACGGCCGAGAAAAGCAAgactgatgatgacgacCTGGACGAAATCGACTGGAGAGATGAGCATGAACCAGAAGACCAAGCACCAAGCACTCCTTCGGCTGCTGGTAAACGAGCCCgtggtgatgacgatgatgtaGATGCGGAAGATGAGCAAGGTGCGATAAAAAAGACCCTCAGCTAAGTTGCAATGGTGACTAACGTTATGCAGATGCCAAGCGCCGTCGTCCCTGAATGATTTCGCCTCCTAACTAACCGCAACATTCTCCAATATCGACAAACACCCCCCCTCTTCAATAACTAAAATTCAACAGCTGCCGGTAATATGATGCACAGTGGCTATCTGAACTCGACAGTCAGGTCCTTGACCTTTGTCATTGTTCTCAACGCTATTGTCGCAGAAGTTTTCCTGGTGGTAAGAATGCAACATGTTTTGAACGACACAATATGGGTCACAGAAACCCATACCAGCGGATTCTGGGTAGGTAAGAAATGAATCCACATCTACTAATTATATAGGGCAAAGAAAGATCTTATGCATTTCTGCATTTTATGAGGTCGAGCTTGATTCTGGCCATTGACAACATGGTcgtttgttttgttttgtttcaTACTCGATTGTTGATGACGCAAGTGTCGATACCCTTTCCCCTTTcaaattaataatataagaacaAAATGCACGATCCTGGTCGGTAAGAGAACAGGTGGATTAGTTCTGGTTCTGTATGATATGGTTCGTGGGATGGAATGAGGCGTTGGCGGCTGGACCGGAGGGAAAACTCAAAGCTGTGAACGGTGCTTGGAGTTGAAGTTATAGTGAAGCGTGGGAGATAGTTGAGACGGACAGGATTTCTGATGTGGATCTATACTCTACCTACGCTTTAGTCGGGGGTTACTTATAGCAAACAATCTGAGCCTTCTACTGGGTTAGGTGGCCATTGAGGGCGTTTGGTGTAGGGCCCTGGGCAGTCTTTAGCTGATTCGCTTGATGAGAACACTATCTTGAGATCTGGTCGCTAAGATTCTATAAATAACGTATCTGGATTATCATGATAATCATGGCGAAGGGGATTGGCCAGGTAGTTATCACCAAACAGAAACAAAAAATCGAAACAGTTTAATGATGAGCATTGATCACTTAACTTGTTTCCAGCGCCGGGTCACCCGTAGCATTAAAGGGCGTCATGGATCCCTGTTTGAAGGTGTCGGCTACGTTAAGGGGTTGATTAAGTTGAGCGCTAAGAGTGTCGATCAGgaacaagatgaagagtAGGGTTGGCGTGTTGATAATAGCCCACAATATCAGACCAATTTGCATTTTGGGATTGGATTCATTCAATTATTGCGATACTCTATCCTCCTAGACAATATCTTTGTTGTAGTTTCTCGCAACTGCTTCAGAGAGGATAACTTATCGAACGTGGCTCAGACATCAAAAACTATTAAATGTGGCGCACGGGAGGCGCTGTTGAGAAGTTCTCGATCTTTGCTACAACGGAGCGAGCGAGGCACTACCGAATTGCGGATGCTAAAAAAAAACATTTTCCCCAAAGAATCAAGGACTGTTTGGAGCTTGAGATGCGGGCTGCTGACGTGGACACGAGGACAGGTTGCGGGACAAGGACGAACTTGATGGGCTGGAAATGGAGACGAGTCCAGGGGTTAAAGCCGAAAGATGGCGAGTGAGAAGcagatgatgagaaacaaGGGGCTTGTCGTCCGTCCCCCTTGAATCAAGCAGCCAGAAGCGCTAGTAATGGAAGTGAATTGAGTGTACAGGGCAGGGAGTAAAAGTCAGCGAGCATCACCAGAGTCGTTTATCTGCTAATTGTTTGTTCTTTGATATAGTAGAAACTTATACACTATAGATGCATAAGAAATCTGGATTGTGCTTCCCAAAGTAACTGTCAAGAGCTACAATATTCGGGGGAACTAATCAATACAGCAATCCTACTGATACAACTATTTGGTTGTTTGAAGTGACTGTGATATGGGGAATCTCCTGCAGCAAGTGTCTGTTGCAGCTGATAACTGCCATGTCCAACGTACTTGTGTGAGTGTCAACATTAGTTCAGGGGTGAGAACCACTCGCACCCATCGATCGTATCGTGTTGTGCTGTGGTTGTGTCGTATCGTGCCGTCTAAGCCTCGGCTTTAGCATCTGAGGACAATACAATAATTAGTTGTATGTAGTATCCGTACTTTACAGTCAGCGGAAGTTAGGCAACCTAATGCAATTGCTGTGTTTCGACGCTCGGGTCTGTGCCGAGTTTCCCTTAAGTTGCCGTATCTCAGTGGTTTGTTTTATCTTTACGGGCTGCTAGTCACTAGTTTCTCGGAGACTCTTAGATAAAATAACTGGATCGTGGAATGAAGTGTCGTCAGAtgcaagaaagaaaaaaagaaaagtcCAGATGCTCAGGCACTTGACCTCAGGATCCCCACCTCTTTTTGAGTCCTGAGGGCCCTGAAGTGTTAGTGAGTCTAAGTTGTAACGCCAGGGACATGGACCTGACGCCAGGGGGTAGTGGATGGATCCATCGTCCTCTGTTGGCGCCCTCTTTTGAAACCTCTTGAACTTTGCTGTGCCCGATTCTGGTGGCGGTACTTGTCAGCACACTATAATTTCACCTCTACCCAGGTACCCTCAGCCTTTTCTGCTTCTCCACTGCTGGTTTTGTCCAAGCCTCTCGTAGCCTGTAGCTAGCAGGCCCCTGTCTGGTCTGATCTGGCCTCCCCAAACtttgtctctgtctctcCCACACGAACGTACTGTACTGTATCTCATCCCGTCCGCACTCCTGCTGCAGCCTCTCCATTTTTACTTACAATCCAGCCAAGCTGTCCCTTCTCCCTATCATCCAACCCCCCCCTCCCTGCCTTTTGCGAATACCGTCGTTGCGCATCACGAGTCTCACGCTTGTCAAGATACGAAGGCAATAACGGATTCGACAATAATTGGACCATACGATACCCCAAAACCGACCTTGCTCCGTCGCAAATCGCTTGCctacagcaacagcagcacgCCCAGTCCCCCCTCCATCTGcctccaacaccaagactcTGCAGTCGTCCACGCGGCCAGAACTCCAATCTCGATTTAACTCTCCCAACGAAGAGTTTATAGCGATATTTTGATGTGTCTGCGATAAAGTAGAGCTCGATTCCTCAGCAACTCACTCGTTTCAACACTCGTTATTGCTATACGGCTTCTCTCGCCCGGTGCGAGCCCACGCCAATAGTGAACGATCCTTTCGGTTCAGCTCCGACTCTCTGCGGCGCATTCTGCCCAAACCGTTATTCGATTCGGATTATCGCTTTCAGCGCATTGGGTACATATATAGAAAGTCGACTTTGTGCGCTTCGTCGCTGTCGTGCGCTCTCTAAAACATCATGATTGAAGACAAGTATGTCGCGTTCCACTCTCGTTAGCCTTCTCCTGAGAAGCCACCTCGATCGGGTCCTTCTTGTAACCCGACCACGCTATTCTCACTACACGTGCTAATATTGCCTCAAGGTATATCGGTCTGGCTCTTGCTATGACATCGGCCTTGGCCATCGGTAAGTTATGTTTGATTACACTGGGGCGTCGCAAGGCTAACTATGTTTCAGGAACAAGCTTCGTTATTACAAAAAAGGTTCGTCCAACAGAGCTACTGTCTGTCTGCGAGCGGCGAATTCTATCGTTACTTCAGCGTCTAGCGCCATGTTCTGCATCTCGCCTTGAGCATAAACTAATCCACTTCCTAGGGATTGATTCAAGCAGAAGAACGGCATGGCTTTGAAGGCGACGGCTTTGTCTACCTTCGAAATCCCCTGTGGTGGGCCGGTATTGCGACTCGTAAGTGCTCTATCAGACAAGATCCCTATTGACAGCTTTACTAACATCAAATTAGTTGGTCTAGGAGAAGTCTGCAACTTTGCCGCATACGCTTTCGCCCCTGCTATCCTCGTCACACCTCTTGGAGCTCTCAGTGTGCTCATTGGCGCTGTTCTTGGCTCGTACTTCCTCAACGAAGAGCTTGGTACGCTGGGCAAGCTCGGCAGTGCTATATGCCTGATCGGCGCTGTTATTATTGTTCTTCATGCGCCTCCGGATGAGGAGATCGAGACCGTCGACGAGATCTTGCACTACGCAATTCAGCCAGGTTCGTGCACAAGAAGCATATTTACGAGGATGGCAGTTCCTAAAACTGATCCCAGGTTTCCTTCTCTACGCCTTCGCCGTTGTTGCTTTCGCCGTCTTCATGATTTACAAGATCGCCCCTGTCTATGGCAGGAGAAACGCCCTCATTTATCTTTCCATCTGCTCCACCGTCGGATCCATTTCAGTCATGTCTGTCAAGGCCTTTGGTATTGCGCTTAAGCTTACTTTTGCTGGCCACAACCAGTTCAGCCACCCTTCGACATACGTTTTCATGATTTTAACGGCCGTATGCATTGTGACTCAGATGAATTACTTCAACAAAGCTCTTGCCAGCTTTCCCACCAACATGTAAGTGGTTTACGGAGTTCTAACAATTGGCCTTTACTAACAGTAGTGCCAGTGTCAACCCCCTCTACTACGTAACGTTCACCACCGCCACCCTCTGTGCCTCCTTTATCCTCTTCAGCGGATTCAACACGAACGACCCAGTCAATACTCTCTCGCTGCTTTGCGGATTCTTGGTTACTTTTACGGGCGTCTATCTCCTGAACCTTTCCAGGGGTGACCCCCATGGCCAAAGATTGACCGctggacgaggaggaagcgACGCCACCGGTACCGACATGGTTTCTGGTTTACAAACTCGTCTGAGCATGCAGGCAAGGAGGAGCGGCGATCCTTCACGACACAGCATGAGCAGCCAACGTGGAGACCGCGAGGGTCTCATTCGCGCAtacgacgaggaagaagctgctgGTTTCGCTCTGACCGACCTCGCCTCGGATAGTGACGAAGATGTTCGTCACGCCAACGGCAATGGCAAAGCGAGCTATGATGAAAACATCGAGCTCGATAACCGCCACAAGTCAGGCGATCGGTGATGGTCTGCGACGTTTCCAGCAACCTAATGGCGGAGTAAAAGAATATCGGTTAACCACCGGTCATCAGCTCCGCAACGATATCTTGCATGTTTCATTATCTCAAACAGGCATTGTACATTTTCAAACCATTTGACCGGGCATTTCTCTCGGCGTATGGGCTGCATACACGGATGGTACATTACGCAACGGCATACTTTAATGTTGGTGCCAACTGTGTTTTTACCTATGCCAAACGGGATTGGGACTCGGAATCAACGACATGTATTGTTTGCTATTACTGGAGTACTATGGGCACACGGTCTTGGACGGCGTTGGCGGATTTTGTATTGGGGCCATAGGCGAATCCTCGTTGTACGATAACTACAGAGCATGAGCGATAGGATGGGACTGGACGGCGAACTTCCATATCAGGGCCGTTTATACAGGGATGCTCGTCAAAATGATTATCGATTGGCCCGAGGTAGATCTGGAGTTGAGGATACACATTCGAGCCCAGTTTACAGCATGTGGTATCAAGCGAATTTTGACGAAGATGGAGGGGTTTAGATAGGAACTCCTGGACAAACAGATTGAACGGTTCAGAACAAACGAAGCCAAGTTTGAATTTTAACAAGAAAAGAGGGAAAGCCAGAGGCTGCCTATTATAGACAAGAATTATTACGACGTTTAGTACATTGGATAGCAGGTGGGATTGTATCTCACAAAAACAAGATTCTGGCTTGGAGATGTAAAGTCCTGATTATATTTGGTTCTCCATCGTGCTGTCTGCAATGTGCCTTTTGGCCTTCACTATATTCTCACCAGGCTGATGAAGATATCTTTTTGATGCCTGTTTGTACTTGATATATGACATTGTATGCCATTTCCTTCAGCTACGTGCAAGATTTGCTTATTTGGTGAATTGTGAATGACAATTATTGGTGGCCAGACTATCCGTTCATTGGCCAGTTCCGTAAGTCAAGGAGAAAAACTACATAATATCCTCAACAAGGGAGTTAGATTATGATTGACAACATCTCTGAACATGGCTAGTCGTTTCAAACCGCTATATGATTGAATATCGACAAATATCCAAACTCAACCACAGCATCTGAGATTCTTTGTGGAACACAGATCACCATAAATGGCATAATTGACTGCCTTATTACAACCCAGCGTTTAGTGAGCTACAATAGAGCCTTGACCGAAGCCTAGGATGACCATTAGGCTTGCTCTTGACGGAAGTTGAGTCTAGGAAAATCAAGAGccagaagagaaggataggTAATCATGTGAAGTATAACTGTTTTTCAACTCGATTGAAATAGGAAAAATCGGCGTGGCCGTTATTGTGGTTACGATACTCCCTAAGCTGTGTTGTGTATTAGCGTGAGGAAATATATAGTACCCCGGAAAGAGACAGACAAGCGTGATAAACAGACTTGAGTGTTGCCAGCTCGATATTGTGTGGGCAAGCTAGCCTGTCTACGAAACATTCACGTACTCAATTCAGACAAGACTTCAAAGTCGCTCAGAGGCACTCAAGGTATTGGTAGACAGAAGACACAGTCACAAGACGTGTCGTCGTAATCTTCGGGTCTCattttttctcttttatGCTTTGCCTACCATTACAAGCAAGAATGAAACCGTCCGTGCCCTTAGCAGATGCAAATGATCAATTGACGCCTGAGTAGACCTCCGTCCCTCATCCCACGGATCTCCATCTTTCCTTCATCAGGTTTCGACGGCTTTTCCCAGCCTGGTGATTTAAGCATTTTATTGCTCAACAGCCTGgacctcatcaccaccctcttcctcagcaacTCGAGCATCCTGAGCAGCCTGAGCGGCTTGGGCGGCCTTAGCGCCGTAGTCCTGGCTGACAGGCTGGAGGACAGCCTGCTCCTCCTTGGGCTCGATAATGGTGACAGCGTCAGGGAGAGTCTTCTGGGGACCGGCCTTGCCCTCAGGGTCGGAGCCGCGCatgatcttgaccttgatacCCAGGACACCCTGTCGGAGGAGAACGTGACGGGTAGCGTGGTCGATGAAGTCCTTGGCGGGCTGACCAGAGTGAATCATGAAGCCGTCGGTGAACTTCATGGACTTGGCACGGGCAGCACGGAGCTTACCGGAGACGACAACCTCACAACCCTTGGCGCCAGActccatgatgaagcggAGGACACCATAGCAAGCACGTCGGACGGCGAGaccgttgagaagcttgtaTCGCAGGGACTCGCACTGAGCGACGGCGGAGAGACCACGGTTCTGGACCTTGGCGGCGTAGAGGGAGACGGAGTTCTCGGGGAACTTGAATCGCTTCTGGATGAGCGAGGTGAGCTCGCGAATGCGGCGGCCCTGCTCGCCGAGAACCTCCTGGGTGTGGGTGGCTCGGATGATGATATCGGTGACGGTGGGGGTAACGCGGACCTCGACGCCGGAGTAGCCCTCCTCAGCGAGCTCGCGCTGGAAGAACTCGTTGAGCTCAGCGTAGAAGACACCGTCGGCGACGAACTTTCTCCGCTTGGAGCTGTGAAGAAGATTGTTAGTGAATCTTGGACTTTTGACTCGATTTTATGACGGAGAATGGTATTTTGCGGGGTGacgatggtggtgatggcgatgttTCGATTCGATCAAGAAGGAGTTCGCAATTGCAATGTCAATAACTCACATCTGAGATCCGGGGTGAGCCATCTTGAAAATAGGACTTGTGTTGTCGGGACTGGACTTGACTTGGTGTCTTGTCTTGAGTCTGTTGGCGAGCTGAGGGTTGGCGggctgaagagaaagattCGCGGTCCTAGGTGGATTTCGGCTTCACTGCACTCACAAATGTTGGCCTACTCGCTCAATTTTTTGGTGTGTGGTTGAGCCCTAAATCTGGCAAGCGGGTTCCAGTGGTCGCACATTCCGTTTGGAGGAGTGGGTCCCGAATGCGAGGGGATATATCCTCTCAATCGGAGAACGGAGAAACAAATTAACGAGCTGGATCCATGCAGCCAAAATGGGGAAAGTGCTTGGACCATGGCTCTGGCCTCTGGGGTGACGTCGCGGTCTCTTTTGGTAGCTGACAGCGCTGAGCCCCTCCTGCCATATGCCAAGTGGGCGCCTGTGGCTCGTGATGATGAGTGTGAGCCGTCTCCGGCTCTAAAAGAAACTCCATCCATCAATACTCAAAGTCGAGCCCAAAGTCTTCCTCCATGCGCGTCTAATTTTTCTTACTTTGGAAGTGACAAATATGTCAGAGTCCGTCTCATAACCTCTCCTCTCAGGTCGCCTTGTAACAACtatttcttcatcttccgGCGGCCCCGCGATATTGAGCTACCTCTACTACATCACCAGAGCTTCCGAGAAATCGTCCACACCGACATACAAAGAGATCATTGATATAACATAAACTCTACGAAGAGAGATCTCTTGCCCTTTAGCAACTACAAGGCGGTGAAGCCACGGTTTGCCAAAATGGAAGCCCGAAAGGTATGCGTTCTAGTCGCCATTTAGAGCATCCCGCCTGTTCATGCACGGCTTTGCGCTGCGTTTCGGCTCCTAACGTCATGTAGATCATCGAGAGCGTCCAGGGTATCTATGGCGGCCAAACAACTCATGGCACTTTGCGACTGACCGATTTCCATCTGGTATTCTGCGCACCCATCGATCAATCCGCCAAACCCTCAGAAAGTTCGTCTCACAAGCCCAAAGTTCGCGAGAGATGGATTCCATATCCCATGCTGTGCTATTGCGCACTTCGGCCGGTGCCACCCGGATCTCGCCAGGCTCCATCGATCCGTTTACGATGTCGTGACTTCACCTTTGTGACATTCAACTTCACCGACAGCGAGATTGCCCGAGAAGCTTTCGATTTCATCAAGTCTCGAACTTGCAAACTAGGAACAGTAGAGAAGCTCTATGCTTTCTCCCACAAGCCTCTAAAGCATGAGCGAGAGGTTGGCGGTTGGTCGGTCTATGATCCAAAAGCAGAGTTCAGACGCCAGGGTATCAGCGAGAAATTGCCTGATAAAGGTTGGAGGATCACGCATATCAACAAGGACTATACCTTTTGCGATACATATCCTGCTTTTCTGGTTGTTCCCTCCAAGATCTCGGATAACGTCCTTAAATATGCGAAGGAGTTCCGCTCGAGAAACCGTGTGCCGGCTCTGTCATACATTCATCCAGTAAACAACTGTACCATCACTCGAAGCTCTCAGCCCCTCTCTGGCATCACAAGGAAGACAAACGTGCAAGACGAGAAACTAGTAGCGGCATCATTCAACGCCCTTTTGCCGCCAGGCTCTGAGGAAAGCACACCTCTATCGAGTCAGCCCGATGTGTCCCTTGGAAACTCGTCACTGGAGACGGAGCTTTCGGAGACGGAACGATATGAAGATGAGCTCATTTCGAGATCCGTTGCCGTTTATGATTCTTCTGGGAAGCGTCAAGTATATGGTGCACAGCAGAGCAACTTGATTGTGGATGCTCGCCCTACTATCAATGCAATGGTGAATCAAGTACAAGGAATGGGCTCGGAAAATATGGACAAGTACAAGTTTGCACGCAAGATATTCCTTAGTATTGAGAATATTCACGTCATGCGAAGCTCCCtcaacaaggtcattgacGCTCTCAAAGACGCCGACATTTCACCTTTACCGCCAAACAGAGAGCTACTCCATCAAAGTGGCTGGTTACGGCACATTCATGATGTTCTGGATGGCTCAGCTATAATTGCAAGACAGATCGGAATCAACCATTCACATGTTCTCATTCACTGCTCCGACGGCTGGGACCGTACAAGCCAGCTCAGTGCTTTGGCTCAAATCATGTTGGACCCCTACTACCGCACGATTGAAGGTTTCATTGTTCTTGTGGAAAAAGATTGGTTGTCTTTTGGTCACATGTTCAGGCTTCGATCGGGCCACTTGAACCACGAGGATTGGTTCACCGTGCAGAAAGATGCTTTTGCAGGTTCCAAGGTACAGCCCGG encodes the following:
- a CDS encoding hypothetical protein (At least one base has a quality score < 10); the encoded protein is MIEDKYIGLALAMTSALAIGTSFVITKKGLIQAEERHGFEGDGFVYLRNPLWWAGIATLGLGEVCNFAAYAFAPAILVTPLGALSVLIGAVLGSYFLNEELGTLGKLGSAICLIGAVIIVLHAPPDEEIETVDEILHYAIQPGFLLYAFAVVAFAVFMIYKIAPVYGRRNALIYLSICSTVGSISVMSVKAFGIALKLTFAGHNQFSHPSTYVFMILTAVCIVTQMNYFNKALASFPTNIVNPLYYVTFTTATLCASFILFSGFNTNDPVNTLSLLCGFLVTFTGVYLLNLSRGDPHGQRLTAGRGGSDATGTDMVSGLQTRLSMQARRSGDPSRHSMSSQRGDREGLIRAYDEEEAAGFALTDLASDSDEDVRHANGNGKASYDENIELDNRHKSGDR
- a CDS encoding 40S ribosomal protein S3 encodes the protein MAHPGSQISKRRKFVADGVFYAELNEFFQRELAEEGYSGVEVRVTPTVTDIIIRATHTQEVLGEQGRRIRELTSLIQKRFKFPENSVSLYAAKVQNRGLSAVAQCESLRYKLLNGLAVRRACYGVLRFIMESGAKGCEVVVSGKLRAARAKSMKFTDGFMIHSGQPAKDFIDHATRHVLLRQGVLGIKVKIMRGSDPEGKAGPQKTLPDAVTIIEPKEEQAVLQPVSQDYGAKAAQAAQAAQDARVAEEEGGDEVQAVEQ